A genomic segment from Luteolibacter ambystomatis encodes:
- a CDS encoding SDR family oxidoreductase, with product MQPATYLKDLFSLQGKTAVVIGGTGELCGTMAVGLARAGAEVVLGGRIPEKAEQRLAEIESHGGKGYFVPVDVTSRDSLQNLLDTVLQRSGKVDILINGAGTNSPTPFLQIGEEEYARIMDTNLTAIFRACQVFGKYFVENSQPASIINLGSISGLNPLSRVFTYSASKAAVHNLTRNLAREWADKDIRVNTLVPGFFPAEQNRKVLDESRVLDILRQTPASRFGNAEELIGATILLASPVAGSFITGMEMIVDGGFQAMTI from the coding sequence ATGCAACCCGCTACGTACCTCAAGGATCTCTTCAGTCTCCAAGGCAAGACCGCCGTCGTCATCGGCGGCACCGGTGAACTCTGCGGCACCATGGCCGTCGGCCTCGCCCGCGCCGGTGCGGAAGTCGTCCTCGGCGGACGCATCCCGGAAAAGGCCGAGCAGCGCCTCGCCGAAATCGAGAGCCACGGCGGCAAGGGCTACTTCGTCCCCGTGGACGTCACCTCCCGCGATTCGCTCCAGAACCTCCTCGATACCGTCCTCCAGCGCTCCGGCAAGGTGGACATCCTCATCAACGGTGCCGGCACCAATTCCCCCACGCCCTTCCTCCAGATCGGCGAGGAGGAATATGCCCGCATCATGGACACGAACCTCACGGCCATCTTCCGCGCCTGCCAGGTCTTCGGGAAATACTTCGTGGAAAACAGCCAGCCCGCCTCCATCATCAATCTGGGCTCCATTTCCGGGCTGAATCCGCTCTCCCGCGTCTTCACCTACTCCGCCAGCAAGGCCGCGGTCCACAACCTCACCCGCAACCTCGCCCGCGAGTGGGCGGACAAGGACATCCGCGTCAACACCCTCGTCCCCGGCTTCTTCCCCGCCGAGCAGAACCGCAAGGTGCTGGATGAATCCCGCGTCCTCGACATCCTCCGCCAGACCCCGGCCTCCCGCTTCGGAAATGCCGAGGAGCTCATCGGTGCCACCATCCTGCTCGCCTCCCCGGTCGCCGGATCGTTCATCACCGGCATGGAAATGATCGTCGACGGCGGCTTCCAGGCCATGACGATCTGA